The following are encoded together in the Falsibacillus albus genome:
- a CDS encoding SWIM zinc finger family protein has product MPVELEEIKHQVEHYSEQLLDFLDSSKDEMQKTVKKGLNLYRQQLVYQIKPSDSRIDGRVQDVTPVEVTLDLTFPVLNTCSCPQEGMCRHQMAVFFAVFAQFHSVSQWMDRWKSAQALEMIKGLKRGSDLLKQTQLTGYQKWISHYEEAFKSLDTRNLYLIELHAQNTYRNLMRKEPVEREWKPLYQLFTSYFSFKKLNEIALGLEVEDRSDLSHLLSFFQYMLDEAEDAVYRLTVTTMPFAFDEYIEFLKDDTATLIDDQAVFPFETLELYRVMWTSLFKKASWRKQELERLDELNLTTFEEKVALSHHYILSREDDQAMALLKEIGAESMPYVPFWLKWLGGLGQARRYKQLLQFSIDLIPAFFGGFETDYNRISFTRFFLDTIDEGFLEKEDSGFLEKLYLQLLPYSYRYYSEFLLIKKDFKKWMELEQYIGNSIEDLDKSDIKVISTEAPRLLMPMYHETIDRALEERNRQSYKKAVKHLKKLRALYRKEKKMEQWEYFMDSLLDKTKRLRAFHEECRKGKLINA; this is encoded by the coding sequence ATGCCTGTCGAGCTTGAAGAGATCAAACACCAGGTGGAGCACTACAGTGAACAGCTATTGGATTTCCTTGATTCATCCAAGGATGAGATGCAAAAGACTGTCAAAAAAGGGCTGAACTTATACCGCCAGCAGCTTGTGTATCAGATCAAGCCTTCGGACAGCCGCATCGACGGCCGGGTACAGGACGTTACCCCCGTCGAGGTCACGCTTGATTTGACATTTCCTGTTTTGAACACGTGCTCTTGCCCACAAGAAGGAATGTGCCGGCATCAGATGGCGGTCTTTTTTGCTGTGTTTGCGCAATTTCATAGCGTGTCCCAATGGATGGACCGCTGGAAATCGGCCCAGGCCCTCGAAATGATCAAAGGGCTGAAGCGTGGATCGGATTTACTGAAGCAGACGCAGCTGACCGGTTATCAAAAATGGATCTCTCATTACGAGGAAGCGTTCAAGTCCTTGGATACCCGCAACCTTTATTTGATCGAGCTCCATGCCCAGAACACCTACCGGAATTTGATGCGGAAAGAGCCGGTGGAACGGGAATGGAAACCGCTGTATCAGCTGTTCACTTCTTATTTTTCATTTAAAAAATTGAATGAGATCGCACTTGGTTTGGAGGTCGAGGATCGTTCGGACCTTTCCCACCTTCTTTCCTTCTTCCAATATATGCTCGACGAGGCGGAGGACGCCGTCTACAGGCTGACGGTGACGACGATGCCGTTTGCGTTTGATGAGTATATCGAATTTTTGAAGGACGACACGGCGACGCTCATTGACGATCAAGCGGTCTTCCCTTTTGAGACGCTTGAACTTTACCGGGTGATGTGGACATCTCTGTTCAAGAAGGCTTCCTGGCGAAAACAAGAACTGGAGCGGCTTGACGAGCTGAATCTGACGACTTTTGAGGAAAAAGTCGCGCTTTCCCATCATTATATATTGTCGCGCGAAGATGATCAGGCTATGGCATTGCTGAAGGAAATCGGGGCAGAATCGATGCCGTATGTCCCCTTCTGGCTGAAATGGCTCGGCGGATTGGGGCAGGCGCGCCGCTATAAACAATTGCTTCAATTCAGCATCGACTTGATCCCCGCTTTCTTTGGCGGGTTTGAAACGGACTATAACCGGATTTCTTTCACAAGGTTCTTCTTGGATACAATAGATGAAGGTTTTTTGGAAAAAGAAGATTCCGGATTTTTGGAGAAGCTGTATTTGCAGCTGCTGCCATATAGCTATCGCTATTACAGTGAATTTTTGCTCATCAAAAAGGATTTTAAAAAATGGATGGAACTTGAGCAGTATATCGGCAATTCCATTGAGGACCTGGATAAAAGCGATATTAAGGTGATTTCGACCGAGGCGCCGCGGCTGTTGATGCCGATGTACCACGAGACGATCGACCGCGCGCTGGAGGAACGGAACCGCCAGTCTTATAAAAAAGCCGTGAAGCACCTGAAAAAGCTGCGTGCTTTGTACCGGAAAGAGAAAAAGATGGAGCAATGGGAGTACTTCATGGATTCGCTGCTGGACAAAACGAAACGTCTTCGTGCCTTTCACGAGGAGTGCAGAAAGGGTAAATTGATTAATGCTTAA
- a CDS encoding polysaccharide deacetylase family protein, with product MKKIKKILAAALLFVIAGTLLWSKASALEPVKMIAVGVNDRMAAFPDAKPYIKGSTAYVPIRFLGEAFGGNVTYDAKTNSVIYQNKEQKMIFDIRGQKIIYGQKIISCKIFDQNGRTYAELRLMGETLGYKVDYLSKHRVVRLYNSEPHLSHPGFISQWGSRIHDYIYSKGPVVVPPSKPASQKTVYLTFDDGPSKFTSELIAILNHNDIHATFFQIGQNVKEYPSAAKKVADNGNYIGIHTYTHDASKLYHGTAGFMNEVSMTQKLIKQTTGVATSLVRAPYGSKPYLTQAYRDQLAAGHYKLWDWDIDTRDWEVRDRSDLVLNNVKSGVVSIQHRSTKEPMVILMHEKSVTVSILQKVIDYLKTQGYTFEKYDPAHHIVKNFWNDKRL from the coding sequence ATGAAAAAGATAAAAAAGATATTAGCAGCAGCATTATTATTCGTCATTGCAGGCACATTGTTGTGGTCGAAAGCAAGTGCATTGGAGCCGGTCAAAATGATCGCGGTAGGTGTGAATGATAGGATGGCAGCATTCCCGGATGCAAAGCCATACATAAAAGGTTCCACTGCGTACGTGCCCATCAGGTTTTTGGGAGAAGCATTTGGAGGCAATGTTACATATGATGCCAAAACGAATTCGGTTATCTATCAAAATAAAGAACAGAAAATGATTTTTGATATAAGGGGACAAAAAATCATCTATGGCCAAAAAATCATTTCGTGCAAGATTTTCGATCAAAATGGAAGAACGTATGCGGAACTGAGGCTAATGGGAGAAACTCTAGGTTACAAAGTTGATTATTTGTCGAAGCATCGTGTTGTACGACTCTACAATAGCGAGCCTCACCTCAGCCATCCAGGTTTCATATCCCAATGGGGAAGCCGTATTCATGATTACATATATTCAAAAGGGCCGGTGGTGGTGCCACCGAGCAAACCAGCCAGCCAAAAGACCGTCTATTTAACCTTTGATGACGGTCCGAGTAAATTTACGAGTGAGCTGATTGCGATTTTGAATCACAATGATATACATGCAACGTTTTTTCAAATCGGCCAAAATGTAAAGGAATATCCTTCTGCAGCCAAAAAAGTCGCCGATAACGGCAACTATATCGGGATCCATACGTATACCCATGATGCATCCAAACTTTATCATGGAACGGCTGGGTTTATGAATGAAGTCTCCATGACCCAAAAGCTGATCAAACAAACGACAGGGGTGGCGACATCGTTAGTCCGGGCGCCGTATGGCAGCAAGCCATACCTGACCCAGGCTTATCGGGATCAATTGGCGGCAGGTCATTATAAATTATGGGATTGGGACATCGATACGCGGGACTGGGAAGTAAGGGACAGAAGTGACCTTGTCCTAAATAATGTAAAATCAGGCGTGGTCAGCATCCAGCACAGGAGCACGAAAGAACCTATGGTCATCCTGATGCACGAAAAATCCGTCACCGTTTCGATCCTGCAAAAAGTCATCGACTATTTGAAAACACAGGGCTACACCTTCGAAAAATACGACCCGGCCCACCACATCGTCAAAAACTTCTGGAACGACAAACGCCTTTGA
- a CDS encoding alkaline phosphatase — MRWILSSVVCVILIFSLTAHKTDVGVKGAKAVPRNVIFLVMDGTNSDVVTLARWYNGRSLNMDHLINGGVKTYSLESSITDSAAAGTALATGQKTVTDAIGMVPNEVNPALPPSGEKAPRTFKPVANLLEAAQEKGLATGIVSTSPIQHATPAAFSAHAVKRNDFDDIGEQQVYQGMDVVLGGGKQSLAPASILKDDKLKKVPFGVKEARQDHENLIDVIKKHGYTYVENKWDMERMPGDKMWGSFAYGDIAYDFDRKKLAPDQPSLSDMTKKAIDVLSQKNKGFFLFIEGSKIDWAAHKNDPVGMISEVLSFDHAVGEAMKFAKQDKQTMVVAVTDHGNSGLTIGAKTTNKTYAYTPIDKVINPLKKAKLTVSGAVSQLKKDRSNLEGVLKEYGLDDLTNGEMKKVESSVDVEGEMVKLLAARAHLGFTTHGHTGEDVFLYSYGPGKPTGLVNNIDISKYMAKYLQIDLAMTTKKRFVNAAEYYRRKGFMIKIERSDEENPVFMAKKRKLKIEYPENKNIMIKNGKIKKLNGVNVYNGRDFFVPMD; from the coding sequence ATGAGATGGATTTTGAGCAGTGTGGTGTGTGTGATATTGATTTTTTCGTTGACGGCGCATAAGACGGATGTCGGGGTCAAGGGGGCGAAGGCGGTTCCCCGCAATGTGATTTTCCTTGTCATGGACGGGACGAATTCGGATGTGGTGACGCTTGCCCGCTGGTATAACGGGAGGTCGCTCAATATGGACCATTTGATCAACGGCGGGGTGAAAACGTATTCGCTGGAATCATCCATCACGGACTCTGCGGCTGCCGGTACGGCGCTTGCGACTGGCCAGAAAACCGTGACGGATGCGATCGGAATGGTGCCGAATGAGGTAAATCCTGCCCTTCCGCCAAGCGGTGAAAAAGCACCAAGGACATTCAAACCTGTGGCGAATTTATTGGAAGCCGCGCAGGAGAAAGGACTGGCGACGGGGATCGTGTCCACCTCCCCTATCCAACATGCGACACCCGCCGCATTCTCTGCCCATGCCGTGAAGCGGAATGACTTCGACGACATCGGCGAGCAGCAGGTGTATCAAGGGATGGACGTCGTGCTCGGCGGCGGTAAGCAATCGCTCGCCCCGGCTTCGATTTTAAAGGATGACAAGCTCAAAAAAGTTCCTTTTGGTGTGAAGGAGGCACGCCAGGATCACGAAAACCTGATCGATGTCATCAAAAAGCACGGATACACGTATGTGGAGAATAAATGGGACATGGAGCGGATGCCGGGGGATAAAATGTGGGGAAGCTTCGCTTACGGCGATATCGCCTATGACTTCGATCGGAAAAAGCTTGCACCGGACCAGCCATCCCTCTCTGATATGACGAAGAAAGCCATCGATGTCCTGTCACAAAAGAACAAAGGATTCTTCCTCTTTATTGAAGGAAGCAAAATCGACTGGGCTGCGCATAAAAACGACCCGGTCGGGATGATCAGTGAAGTGCTGTCCTTTGATCACGCAGTCGGCGAAGCGATGAAGTTTGCCAAGCAAGACAAGCAAACGATGGTCGTCGCCGTGACCGACCATGGGAACAGCGGCCTGACGATCGGGGCCAAAACGACCAACAAAACGTATGCATACACGCCGATTGACAAAGTGATCAACCCATTGAAAAAGGCAAAGCTTACAGTCAGCGGCGCCGTCTCCCAGCTGAAGAAGGACCGCAGCAACCTTGAAGGGGTATTGAAGGAATATGGGTTGGACGATCTAACCAATGGGGAAATGAAGAAAGTGGAAAGTTCAGTTGATGTAGAAGGCGAAATGGTGAAGCTCCTTGCCGCACGTGCGCACCTCGGATTCACGACCCATGGCCACACCGGCGAGGACGTCTTCCTTTATTCTTACGGCCCAGGGAAGCCAACGGGACTCGTCAATAACATCGACATTTCGAAGTATATGGCCAAATATTTGCAGATCGACTTAGCAATGACAACGAAAAAACGCTTTGTCAATGCAGCCGAGTATTATCGGAGGAAAGGATTCATGATAAAAATCGAGCGCTCGGACGAAGAGAATCCGGTATTCATGGCCAAGAAAAGAAAGTTGAAAATCGAATACCCCGAAAACAAAAACATCATGATCAAAAACGGCAAAATAAAAAAACTAAACGGCGTCAATGTCTATAACGGCCGGGACTTCTTCGTTCCGATGGATTAG
- a CDS encoding exo-beta-N-acetylmuramidase NamZ family protein: MDLKLGLENFLEHHVNEYKGKRIGLVTNMTGVDHRLTPTIDLFHQHPDIRLTALFGPEHGLRGDAKEGAKVGNEVDPKTGLPVYSLYSETRIPSKEMLEDVDVVFFDLQDIGARYYTFIYTMANVMEACGTCGKEFVVLDRPNPINGVQVEGNLVESGFTSFVGQYPLPNRHGLTIGELAHWFKHEGHISCDLRVIEMTGWKREQYFDQTDLFWVQPTPNTTTMDMMLLYPGTCLIEGTTLSEGRGTTKPFEYIGAPCIDGYDLAKRINQTNIPSIIARPVSFVPTYQKHMNERCEGVQLHITDRRRLKSFSTGLKVIETIAELYPKEFAFREKNEEGLDFFNLLAGTDRLKDMITNGKVDDFLEECEELSAAFNKEAIKYHCY, translated from the coding sequence ATGGATTTGAAGCTTGGGTTGGAGAATTTTTTGGAGCATCATGTCAATGAGTATAAGGGGAAGCGGATCGGGCTGGTGACGAACATGACAGGAGTGGATCATCGGTTGACGCCCACAATTGATTTGTTTCATCAGCACCCTGACATTCGATTGACCGCTCTGTTTGGCCCGGAGCATGGTCTGCGCGGAGATGCGAAAGAGGGAGCGAAGGTCGGGAATGAAGTCGATCCGAAAACGGGCCTCCCTGTCTACAGCTTGTACAGCGAAACACGCATCCCCTCAAAGGAAATGCTCGAAGATGTCGATGTGGTATTTTTTGACCTGCAGGATATCGGCGCCCGCTACTACACATTCATTTACACGATGGCCAACGTGATGGAGGCATGCGGGACATGCGGCAAGGAATTTGTCGTCCTCGACCGTCCGAATCCCATCAACGGAGTACAAGTCGAAGGGAATCTGGTGGAATCCGGTTTTACTTCCTTTGTCGGTCAATATCCATTGCCGAATCGGCATGGCCTTACGATCGGGGAGCTTGCCCATTGGTTCAAGCATGAAGGCCATATTTCATGTGATCTAAGGGTCATCGAAATGACGGGCTGGAAGCGGGAGCAATATTTTGACCAAACCGATCTGTTCTGGGTGCAGCCGACGCCGAATACGACGACGATGGACATGATGCTTCTGTATCCAGGCACATGTTTAATCGAAGGGACAACGCTATCGGAGGGAAGAGGGACGACGAAGCCGTTTGAATACATCGGGGCGCCTTGTATCGATGGGTATGATCTGGCAAAAAGGATCAATCAAACGAACATCCCATCGATCATTGCCAGACCGGTTTCTTTCGTACCAACTTACCAAAAGCATATGAACGAAAGATGTGAAGGCGTGCAGCTTCATATCACGGACCGCCGCCGATTGAAATCTTTTTCAACGGGTCTTAAAGTCATCGAAACCATCGCAGAACTCTATCCGAAAGAGTTTGCATTCCGTGAGAAAAACGAGGAAGGCTTGGATTTCTTTAACCTGCTTGCCGGTACGGACCGGCTGAAAGACATGATCACCAACGGTAAAGTGGATGATTTTTTGGAAGAATGTGAAGAACTGTCTGCCGCCTTCAACAAAGAAGCAATAAAATATCATTGTTATTAA
- a CDS encoding MurR/RpiR family transcriptional regulator — protein sequence MMINGGLSLIRESISTLNKPEQRAAQYILEQPQEIVRLSIQELAKRSDSSSSAIIRLCKNLGMDGFRELKLRVTGDLQQSGNGGEEFKEIQPNDDIPTLIETITNNNMYSLKETMKVLDSLKVEKAVEALYNAKRIDFYAAGASQLAALDGQHKFMRINKHCTAYADTHLQLTSAVTLGQQDVAIGISYSGETVHVIDAIKEAKSNGAITIGITKCGANGLSKEVDIHLETISSESDMRSAATSSRIVQLNVVDILFIGVAGKNFDDSIAYLRKSRQSLQQTYRKK from the coding sequence ATGATGATCAACGGTGGATTATCCCTGATCAGGGAATCAATTTCAACATTAAACAAACCAGAACAGCGGGCAGCCCAATATATTTTGGAGCAGCCACAGGAAATCGTGCGCCTTTCCATCCAGGAATTGGCGAAGCGAAGCGATTCAAGCTCGTCTGCCATCATCCGGCTTTGCAAAAACCTTGGCATGGATGGCTTCCGTGAATTGAAGCTCAGGGTGACAGGGGATCTGCAGCAGTCCGGAAACGGTGGGGAGGAATTCAAGGAAATCCAGCCGAACGATGATATCCCGACGCTGATTGAAACGATCACCAACAACAATATGTACTCCTTGAAGGAAACGATGAAGGTGCTCGATTCCTTGAAGGTCGAAAAAGCAGTGGAGGCGCTGTACAACGCGAAGAGAATCGACTTTTACGCAGCGGGTGCATCCCAATTGGCGGCATTGGATGGACAGCATAAATTCATGCGGATCAACAAGCACTGCACGGCCTATGCCGATACGCATCTGCAGCTGACGTCCGCTGTGACATTGGGGCAGCAGGATGTGGCGATCGGGATTTCCTACTCCGGTGAGACCGTCCATGTCATTGACGCGATAAAAGAAGCGAAAAGCAACGGGGCCATCACCATCGGCATCACGAAATGCGGGGCCAACGGGCTTTCCAAAGAAGTCGACATCCATCTCGAGACGATTTCATCCGAATCGGACATGCGAAGCGCCGCGACTTCCTCCAGGATCGTTCAGCTCAATGTGGTCGACATTTTATTCATCGGGGTTGCCGGCAAAAACTTCGACGATTCGATCGCTTATTTACGAAAATCAAGGCAATCGCTGCAGCAAACATATCGAAAAAAGTGA
- a CDS encoding serine hydrolase domain-containing protein, translating into MKLIPERVEKLNAFIQQQIDEKQIPGAAVAILTKDQVLMENYYGLAHVDQKLPVQRDTIFDLASLTKVCATLPAILSLIESGNLDIHDRLSRYLPEFADQPITIKHLLTHTSGLPASLNFYRKNYTIEEAVSDIAELHKSIGPDEKVIYSDLNFILLGHLVKVITSMKLDAFTQKYVFDPLEMKDTYFNPPDHLQNRIAATEYRDHLQDYQWGTVHDENAKAFGGVSGHAGLFSTLGDLANYASCLLNNGTFKGKEIFSSATLQASYRNYTKGLELNRGLGWQLVDEDVSPVGAIFPQDSVGHTGFTGTSLWFNPEREFAVILLTNRVHFGRQTDIIRFRKIVHSLAAMSIAY; encoded by the coding sequence ATGAAGCTCATTCCGGAGCGGGTGGAAAAATTAAACGCTTTTATCCAGCAACAGATTGACGAAAAGCAGATTCCCGGAGCGGCCGTGGCCATTTTGACAAAAGATCAAGTTTTAATGGAAAACTATTATGGACTGGCCCATGTGGATCAAAAGCTTCCAGTTCAGCGGGACACGATCTTTGACCTTGCATCACTGACGAAGGTGTGCGCCACACTTCCTGCGATTCTATCATTAATCGAATCTGGGAATCTCGATATACATGACCGGCTATCGCGATATCTTCCGGAGTTTGCCGATCAGCCAATCACGATCAAACATTTATTGACCCACACGAGCGGACTGCCCGCCTCGCTGAACTTTTATCGAAAAAACTACACGATTGAGGAAGCCGTCAGTGATATCGCGGAGCTGCACAAATCGATTGGCCCGGATGAAAAGGTGATTTACAGCGACTTGAACTTCATCCTGCTCGGGCATCTCGTCAAGGTGATCACATCGATGAAACTCGATGCCTTCACGCAAAAATATGTGTTTGATCCATTGGAAATGAAGGATACATATTTCAATCCGCCGGACCACCTTCAAAACCGGATTGCTGCCACCGAGTATCGCGATCATCTGCAGGATTATCAATGGGGCACCGTCCATGACGAGAATGCCAAAGCGTTCGGCGGCGTCAGCGGACATGCCGGCTTGTTCTCGACACTCGGCGATTTAGCCAACTATGCCAGCTGCCTGTTGAACAATGGCACCTTCAAAGGGAAGGAGATCTTTTCTTCGGCCACACTTCAGGCAAGCTACCGCAATTATACGAAAGGGCTGGAGCTGAACCGCGGGCTTGGCTGGCAGCTCGTGGATGAAGATGTATCTCCGGTCGGCGCCATTTTCCCGCAGGACAGCGTCGGCCACACCGGGTTCACGGGGACGTCCCTCTGGTTCAATCCTGAGCGGGAATTTGCCGTCATCCTGCTGACGAATCGCGTCCACTTTGGCCGTCAGACCGATATCATCCGATTTCGAAAGATCGTCCATTCATTAGCGGCGATGTCCATAGCTTATTGA
- a CDS encoding ABC transporter substrate-binding protein, whose product MKKWLTLMLAAILVMASIAGCSSKSSGEKDGKTVTVWSWRKQDKDLWAKVQENLKKDGKDITIKFRGVTPTQYDATLQTAMNGGKGPDILTLRAGSGITKYSDAKQIVALDEIDGLKDFSKGIISQVQSNGKTYAVPFAVQTSQFFYNKDIFDKYNLSEPKTWDELVSDFKTLKENGVTPMAVSGREGWALNLIVDAVGATSLGDDWVKDLIAGKNKFNDPKFVDVLKRINDLKPYFQDGYSASSYEDMKTLFTQGQVAVILDGIWSAGEYTKQNPDLKFGSFMAPPVNAGDEPHIYAFLDGGYGLNAKANNKDKAMEVLKYAATKDFGQLYTNTFGEISAYPGVKAENASEALTQAMDRFENNSINQLFRIRSPFDTGDPGIATILSAGMQSMLAGKQTPQQLGDKVQKDLSKWYKPFK is encoded by the coding sequence ATGAAGAAATGGCTCACACTTATGCTTGCAGCAATTCTGGTCATGGCATCGATTGCCGGCTGCTCCAGCAAATCTTCGGGGGAAAAAGACGGCAAAACGGTTACGGTATGGAGCTGGCGTAAACAGGACAAAGACTTATGGGCAAAGGTACAGGAAAACTTGAAGAAAGATGGAAAAGATATCACGATCAAATTCCGCGGCGTCACACCTACTCAATACGACGCAACGCTGCAGACAGCCATGAACGGCGGGAAAGGACCTGACATCCTGACACTTCGCGCAGGAAGCGGCATCACGAAGTATTCCGATGCGAAGCAAATCGTCGCACTCGATGAAATCGACGGCTTGAAGGATTTTTCAAAAGGGATCATCTCCCAGGTTCAATCCAATGGCAAAACCTATGCAGTACCGTTCGCGGTGCAAACCTCACAATTTTTCTACAACAAAGACATCTTCGACAAATACAATCTATCAGAACCAAAAACATGGGATGAACTCGTAAGCGATTTTAAAACGTTGAAAGAAAATGGCGTTACACCGATGGCGGTTTCCGGACGTGAAGGCTGGGCGCTTAATTTGATCGTCGATGCCGTCGGAGCAACTTCTTTAGGCGACGACTGGGTCAAGGATTTGATCGCAGGTAAGAACAAGTTCAACGATCCTAAATTCGTCGACGTCCTCAAGCGGATCAATGATTTGAAGCCGTACTTCCAGGACGGATATTCCGCTTCAAGCTATGAAGATATGAAAACGTTATTCACGCAAGGGCAAGTCGCTGTCATTTTGGATGGAATCTGGTCGGCTGGTGAATATACGAAGCAAAATCCTGATTTGAAATTCGGCAGCTTCATGGCGCCGCCGGTGAATGCAGGGGATGAACCGCATATCTATGCCTTCCTCGATGGCGGATACGGCTTGAATGCGAAAGCCAACAACAAGGATAAAGCCATGGAAGTATTAAAATATGCAGCAACAAAAGATTTCGGCCAGCTTTACACGAACACATTCGGTGAAATCTCTGCCTATCCGGGCGTGAAAGCGGAGAATGCTTCAGAAGCGTTGACGCAGGCAATGGACCGATTCGAGAACAACTCGATCAACCAGCTTTTCCGAATCCGTTCACCATTTGACACAGGAGATCCAGGAATCGCGACGATCCTTTCAGCAGGCATGCAGTCCATGCTCGCGGGCAAACAAACGCCGCAGCAGCTGGGCGACAAAGTGCAGAAGGATCTATCCAAGTGGTATAAGCCATTTAAATAA
- a CDS encoding carbohydrate ABC transporter permease, with product MANPVEVNTSRQVKTKPKAKRSFGAFIKNYAFLLMLLPALVLYGLFIIYPFVSSIIMSFFQWSGIGPMNDFVGFDNYVKWLTEEPFSTMFYRALGHNIIVFIINIIISIFFGMFIAYLLSQKIRGAGIYKTLFFMPHTLSLAVVAFLWGLMLNPQWGVINKLLKAVGLNDLALPWLGGEHTALPVIILIGLWHSLGFPILVFLAAMISIPRSLIEAAIVDGASSFKIFTKIVFPLLMPPLLTIAVLTFIGSFGTFELIFLLEGAEAGPFYSTDVLGTLFYRTAFGGMGSTGTGMGLGASLATMMFVMVVPVSLLAVYLQRKYDVKY from the coding sequence ATGGCAAATCCGGTTGAAGTGAATACGAGCCGACAGGTGAAGACGAAGCCGAAAGCAAAGCGGTCGTTTGGCGCCTTTATCAAAAACTATGCGTTTTTGCTCATGCTGCTGCCGGCCCTCGTCCTTTACGGGCTGTTTATCATTTATCCCTTCGTAAGCAGCATCATCATGAGCTTTTTCCAATGGAGCGGGATCGGCCCGATGAATGATTTCGTCGGCTTTGACAACTACGTGAAATGGCTGACGGAGGAACCGTTCTCGACGATGTTCTACCGCGCGCTCGGGCACAACATCATTGTCTTTATCATCAATATCATCATCAGCATCTTTTTCGGGATGTTCATTGCCTATTTACTTTCTCAAAAAATCAGAGGGGCAGGCATTTATAAAACATTGTTCTTCATGCCGCACACCCTATCATTGGCGGTTGTCGCGTTCCTATGGGGCCTCATGCTGAATCCGCAGTGGGGCGTCATCAACAAATTATTGAAAGCAGTCGGCTTGAACGATTTGGCCCTGCCATGGCTTGGCGGAGAGCATACTGCGCTGCCGGTGATCATCTTGATCGGTCTTTGGCACAGCCTTGGATTCCCGATTCTCGTTTTCCTGGCTGCGATGATCAGCATTCCACGTTCCTTGATCGAAGCTGCGATCGTTGACGGGGCTTCATCGTTTAAAATTTTCACCAAAATTGTCTTCCCATTATTGATGCCGCCATTATTGACGATTGCCGTGCTGACGTTCATCGGCAGCTTCGGGACATTTGAACTCATCTTCCTTCTTGAAGGGGCAGAGGCTGGCCCGTTTTATTCGACGGACGTATTGGGGACGTTGTTCTACCGGACGGCATTCGGCGGGATGGGCAGCACCGGGACCGGAATGGGGCTGGGCGCTTCATTGGCGACGATGATGTTCGTCATGGTCGTTCCTGTATCACTGCTGGCCGTGTATCTTCAACGAAAATACGATGTGAAATATTAG
- a CDS encoding carbohydrate ABC transporter permease: MNSLSKKIKFNWIVVHLLLIAYSLTVVYPAILVIFNSFKSTSEIFASPYGLPKSFSFTNYINAWNEANFGVYFKNSIFVTAISVFLVLLIASLAAYVLARFKFKGSFVIYFLFLLGLMLPIRLAIIPLYILIRDLGLLDTYTGLILVYVASGLSFSIFILYTFFKSIPDEMVEAARIEGANSFQIYYKIMLPLVRPALSTVAIFNFMSYWNDFFFPYILIKDESLYTVPVGISNFFGEYTTDWSLLFAALALSIIPVVIVFFVMSKQFIEGLTAGAMK, translated from the coding sequence ATGAATAGCTTATCTAAGAAAATCAAATTCAATTGGATCGTCGTCCACCTCTTATTGATCGCGTATTCATTGACGGTGGTCTATCCAGCGATCCTGGTCATATTCAACTCATTCAAATCGACGAGTGAAATCTTTGCGTCACCATACGGCCTGCCAAAATCATTTTCTTTCACCAACTATATCAATGCCTGGAATGAAGCCAATTTTGGTGTTTATTTTAAAAACAGCATTTTCGTCACGGCGATATCCGTATTTCTGGTCCTGTTGATCGCTTCGTTGGCAGCGTATGTATTGGCCCGCTTCAAATTCAAAGGGAGCTTCGTCATTTACTTCCTATTCCTATTGGGCTTGATGCTGCCGATCAGGCTGGCGATCATTCCGCTTTATATTTTGATCCGCGACCTTGGACTGCTCGATACGTATACCGGGCTGATTCTGGTGTATGTCGCAAGCGGGCTTTCCTTCTCCATTTTCATTTTGTACACCTTTTTCAAAAGCATCCCGGATGAAATGGTGGAGGCGGCTCGGATCGAAGGGGCGAATTCCTTCCAGATCTATTATAAAATCATGCTTCCGTTAGTCCGGCCAGCATTGTCGACGGTAGCCATTTTCAATTTCATGTCCTATTGGAACGACTTTTTCTTCCCGTACATCTTGATCAAGGATGAAAGTCTATACACCGTCCCGGTCGGGATATCGAATTTCTTCGGCGAGTATACAACGGACTGGAGCTTGTTGTTTGCGGCACTTGCGCTATCCATCATACCGGTCGTGATCGTCTTCTTCGTGATGTCGAAGCAATTCATTGAAGGCTTGACGGCAGGAGCGATGAAATAA